A single genomic interval of Aphidius gifuensis isolate YNYX2018 linkage group LG6, ASM1490517v1, whole genome shotgun sequence harbors:
- the LOC122859823 gene encoding SET and MYND domain-containing protein 4-like, translating into MCKWAFRPDPSLIEALPKFTDALKVEFTKESGKHVIATRDIEPGEILCVEKAYGITVNHGLRCNICSYCKLQTWSSIPCEKCVQVVYCSVKCREDAYHNHHDIECTVIPQLLSYGVRDKFLMALRLTIIAMKEIGNSIDAMRHKISVIDRYKSLPTFNKFITDALSKMEYDSIYITAPKYSPNLMTHESQSVASCVIMAYFYGLEIKLFKKNDFIYLQTLANDENFLFLVQFIEINTRIANFNGLNMSMLSIKHQSLKVSNAIFAYSNLFPHSCRKMIAHSRHYNGIIIRSTCSIKKSEQVFNNYGVFFDDCNNQVSQDFLKNLDYICKCKVCVDDVETVPIKKHKVPNEDLEYFRSDIKTLQEQINVLKSYLCEQCIVNNYLPLFNYVSEAKIILTLLRKIDEYQSYNTNEAYECIKLFFEIPAEEQVPYVTLQNIRATTQKS; encoded by the coding sequence ATGTGCAAGTGGGCTTTCCGGCCAGACCCATCTTTAATCGAAGCTCTTCCAAAATTTACTGATGCTCTCAAAGTTGAATTTACCAAAGAATCAGGTAAACATGTTATTGCAACAAGAGACATTGAACCTGGTGAAATACTTTGTGTTGAAAAAGCTTATGGAATAACAGTCAATCATGGATTGAGATGTAATATTTGTTCATACTGTAAATTACAAACTTGGTCAAGTATACCATGTGAAAAATGTGTTCAAGTTGTTTATTGTTCAGTTAAATGTCGTGAAGATGCTTACCATAATCACCATGATATTGAATGCACAGTTATTCCACAGTTACTTTCATATGGAGTacgagataaatttttaatggcattgagattaacaataattgcTATGAAAGAAATTGGTAATTCAATAGATGCTATGCGGCATAAAATATCAGTCATTGATAGATACAAATCTTTGccaacttttaataaatttattactgaTGCATTGAGTAAAATGGAATATGACAGTATTTATATAACAGCACCAAAATATTCACCAAATCTAATGACTCATGAATCTCAATCAGTTGCATCTTGTGTCATAATGGCTTATTTTTATggtttagaaattaaattattcaagaaaaatgaTTTCATATATTTGCAAACGCTtgcaaatgatgaaaattttttgttccttgttcaatttattgaaataaatacaagaaTAGCAAATTTCAATGGTTTGAACATGTCAATGTTATCAATTAAACATCAATCTCTAAAAGTATCAAATGCAATTTTTGCCTATTCCAATTTATTTCCACACTCTTGTAGAAAAATGATTGCTCATAGTCGTCATTATAATGGAATAATTATCCGATCAACTTGCTCGATTAAAAAAAGTGAacaagtttttaataattatggtGTGTTTTTTGATGATTGTAACAATCAAGTAAGTCaagattttttgaaaaatttagattaCATATGTAAATGTAAAGTTTGTGTCGATGATGTTGAAACTGTGCCTATTAAAAAACACAAAGTACCAAACGAGGATCTGGAATATTTTCGTAGTGATATTAAAACTCTTCAAGAACAGATAAATGTTCTAAAGTCTTATCTGTGTGAACAatgtattgtaaataattatttacctttGTTTAATTATGTATCAGAAGCTAAAATAATCCTGACACTTCTGAGAAAAATTGACGAGTATCAGAGTTATAATACAAACGAAGCTTATGAATgtattaaactattttttgaaattcctGCTGAGGAACAGGTTCCATACGTGACTCTTCAAAATATCAGAGCGACAACTCAAaagtcataa
- the LOC122859441 gene encoding N-lysine methyltransferase SMYD2-like, translating to MDNIEITQPKLEFWKKNIHLKTVDVINYATQGIGLDLNNDRQNIIERCIDDLVNEEASRFIPTPENIRTKDKYISIIYQGEGKQHYDNKEHDECWIKYTKAIAYALPDSLELTWAYLNRSGALFKASMFDDCLKDLDRLKHMKIFPDDAKLLAHVRALKSHKIIADREFSLSLRRANNNEAADQVDKDRILSLKLNYEILPVILERNNPEVSSLSDSTQLNYSREYGRHIIAKEDIQVGEVIGVEYAYASNIVQDLKYNFCGYCKKQSWSSIPCNNCAHVVYCSENCKINADNDYHRVECKIIPYLLAFGIKDKYLLALRIAIMGMLEGPDKIPTIEDLLSFAPRTRGFMNGRLRPDVHTSVAFMQTSISINLIDQECVSLADCFIMSYFLLIHMDSLPSGHDGDLQDLKSRKEFMNVVELIDKSVRVLMNNGHEVLMPQTDDINQQIHMGSALIVPFSLFNHSCQPMVIISRHGDQFIMKASCPIKKGQQIFTNYGVTWYCHDKQTRQEFLSFYNFTCKCDACCGDWIFHDKKIVDNNKINNEIFQTLDDLANVVEECQLLNKSLHYLTENNSIIKPDELEVYSVILNESYKFSNINSPQAVKLLYLLSNFVELTQVAFIRLYH from the exons atGG ataatattgaaataactCAACCAAAATTGGAGTTTTGGAAAAAGAATATACACTTGAAAACTGTTGATGTAATAAATTATGCGACACAAGGAATAGGATTGGATTTGAATAATGACagacaaaatattattgaacgTTGTATTGATGACCTTGTCAATGAAGAAGCATCACGTTTTATTCCAACTCCAGAAAATATAAGAACAAAGGACAAATATATCAGCATTATTTATCAAGGTGAAGGGAAGCAAcattatgataataaagaaCATGATGAATGTtggataaaatatacaaaagcaATTGCTTATGCATTGCCAGATAGTCTTGAATTAACATGGGCATATTTAAATCGCAGTGGTGCACTTTTTAAAGCTAGTATGTTTGATGATTGTCTCAAGGATCTTGACAGACTCaaacatatgaaaatatttccaGATGATGCAAAATTATTAGCTCATGTACGTGCATTAAAAAGTCATAAAATTATTGCTGATCGTGAATTTTCACTATCATTGAGGCGtgctaataataatgaagCTGCAGACCAGGTGGACAAAGATAGAATACTatctttgaaattaaattatgaaattctTCCAGTTATATTGGAAAGAAATAATCCAGAAGTATCAAGTTTATCTGATTCaacacaattaaattattcacgTGAATATGGTCGTCATATAATAGCAAAAGAAGACATTCAAGTTGGTGAAGTTATTGGTGTTGAGTATGCATATGCCAGTAATATTGTtcaagatttaaaatataatttttgtggtTATTGTAAGAAACAATCATGGTCAAGTATACCATGTAATAATTGTGCTCATGTTGTTTATTGTtctgaaaattgtaaaattaatgctgataatgattatcatagagttgaatgtaaaattataccATATCTTTTAGCATTTggaataaaagataaatatttattggcaTTGAGAATAGCAATTATGGGAATGTTAGAAGGTCCAGATAAAATTCCAACAATCGaagatttattatcatttgcgCCAAGAACTAGAGGTTTTATGAATGGTCGACTTAGACCAGATGTACATACGAGTGTTGCATTCATGCAaacatcaatatcaataaatttaattgatcaagAATGTGTATCACTTGCtgattgttttattatgtcatattttttattgatacacATGGATAGTTTACCAAGTGGCCATGATGGTGATTTACAAGATTTAAAAAGCAGAAAAGAGTTCATGAACGTTGTTGAACTTATTGATAAATCTGTGAGAGTTTTAATGAACAATGGCCATGAAGTATTGATGCCACAAACTGATGATATAAACCAACAAATTCATATGGGTAGTGCTTTGATTGTACCATTTAGTTTATTCAATCATAGTTGTCAACCAATGGTCATCATAAGTCGTCATGGTGatcaatttatcatgaaaGCATCATGTCCAATTAAAAAAGgacaacaaatatttacaaattatggAGTTACATGGTATTGTCATGACAAACAAACGAGACAAGAATTTTTAAGTTTCTATAATTTTACATGTAAATGTGATGCATGTTGTGGTGATTggatttttcatgataaaaaaattgttgataataataaaataaataatgagatATTTCAAACACTGGACGATTTAGCAAATGTTGTTGAAGAATGCCAGTTACTTAATAAATCATTGCACTATTTAACTGAAaacaattcaattataaaaccAGACGAGCTTGAGgtttattcagtaattttgaATGAGTCTTATAAGTTTTCCAATATTAATTCACCTCAagctgttaaattattatatttattgagtaaTTTTGTTGAACTTACTCAAGTAGCATTCATTCGATTGTATCATTaa
- the LOC122859824 gene encoding uncharacterized protein LOC122859824: protein MKILVNIVVLFFIIIKIDNCIGYRILALFPLNVKSHFKMYERLMKGLVERGHQVDVISSLPLDTPIKNYTDIVLDPIASDHTDEFTYDLLPLYNGLSQFEIIATKAGNDICDGILRNSKVQDIINNPPTNPPYDLIIMELAAGNCFIAFGHKLNIPVVAASSSFWPFTSNMFGNPENLAVTANLFTHNFDRMKFFDRMYNVIFTFYTNYIFNKLRAPQDGMIKKKFGPSTPSLIELEKQFDLLLLNTHPSLEDPIPRVPGLIEVGGLHALDDDSPELSMADKKWLDESTDGFIYFTFGSIAVTESFPLSTIQAFYKSFAKLAPLRILMRVKRPERLPPGLPENIKIFTWISQPKVLKHKNIRAFITHGGLMGTQEAVAHGVPMIGVPLFCDQFTNVDLYVRKNIAIRLEHKEITEKKLDFALKEILENPMYRNNAKKLAIKFRDRPSSPLDTACYWIEYIGRHGKNSLRSPTLDLAWWQVQLLDVYAAISLAITIIIIISVILGKYIIKKFYFYIPASGEKKNFEFDNCFGYRILGLFPLNGKSHFKMPESLMKGLAKRGHQVDIISFFPLDILMQNYTDITIEPLVNEYVDDFNYDIFPTYKDIMQFKMYATVFGNDVCEGLLKNSKVQNIINNPPTNPPYDLLIMELYAANCFMAFGHKLNIPVIGVSPAFFPWTSAIIGNPENLAITSNIFLSTTFDRMKFVDRMYNVIFTFYTNYIFNKLRAPQDKMIRKTFGPSTPSLMELEKTFDLFLVNTHPSLNDPIPRVPGLIEVGGLHALDDDSAELSVADKKWLDESTDGFIYFTFGSFAVTESFPLSTIQAFYKSFAKLVPKRILMRVKRPERLPPGLPSNVKTFTWISQAKVLKHKNIRAFITHGGLMGTQEAVAHGVPMIGVPLFTDQFTNIDLYVRKNIAIRLEHKEISEKKLDFALKEILENPTYRINAKKLAIKFRDRSSSPLDTACYWIDYIGRHGKNALRSRTLDMAWWQVQLLDVYAAIIFIITMIITILVILIKHLVKKFHFHTSISDEKKNS, encoded by the exons atgaaaatattagttAATATTGtagtgttattttttataataattaaaattgataattgtatTGGATATAGAATCCTCGCATTATTTccattaaatgtaaaaagtcattttaaaatgtatgaAAGATTAATGAAAGGTCTTGTTGAACGTGGACATCAAGTAGATGTTATTAGTAGTTTACCACTCGATACAccaatcaaaaattatacagATATTGTATTAGATCCAATAGCTTCCGATCATACTGATGAATTTACTTATGATCTTCTTCCATTGTATAATGGTTTAAGTCAGTTTGAAATAATTGCAACTAAGGCTGGAAACGACATTTGTGATGGGATTTTAAGAAATTCTAAAGTTcaagatattattaataatccaCCAACAAATCCACCATATGATTTAATCATCATGGAA CTAGCTGCTGGTAATTGTTTTATTGCATTTggacataaattaaatataccagTAGTTGCAGCAAGCTCATCATTTTGGCCATTTACATCAAACATGTTTGGAAATCCTGAGAATTTAGCTGTAACAGCAAATCTATTTACTCATAATTTTGAtagaatgaaattttttgatagaatgtataatgttatttttacattttatacaaattatatatttaataaactaagAGCACCACAAGACggcatgattaaaaaaaaatttggtccAAGTACACCTAGTCTGATAGAATTGgaaaaacaatttgatttaCTTCTCCTTAATACACATCCATCGTTGGAGGATCCAATACCAAGAGTACCAGGATTGATTGAAGTTGGTGGTCTGCATGCTCTGGATGATGATAGCCCTGAATTATCAATG GCTGATAAAAAATGGCTTGATGAGAGCACTgatggatttatttattttacgtttgGATCAATTGCCGTAACAGAATCATTTCCTTTGTCAACAATTCAAGCTTTTTACAAATCATTTGCAAAACTTGCACCATTGAGAATACTTATGAGAGTTAAACGACCAGAAAGACTTCCACCAGGACTTCCAGAgaacatcaaaatttttacatgGATATCACAACCCAAAGTGCTCA agcATAAAAATATTCGTGCATTTATAACACATGGTGGATTAATGGGAACTCAAGAAGCAGTTGCTCATGGAGTACCAATGATTGGTGTACCTCTTTTCTGTGATCAATTTACCAATGTTGATCTATATGTACGAAAAAATATTGCGATTCGGCTGGAACACAAAgaaataactgaaaaaaaattagattttgCGTTGAaagaaatacttgaaaatcCAATGTACAG aaacaatgcaaaaaaattgGCTATCAAATTTCGAGATCGTCCATCAAGTCCTCTTGATACAGCATGCTACTGGATTGAATACATTGGTAGACATGGTAAAAATTCACTGAGATCACCCACTCTAGACTTGGCCTGGTGGCAAGTTCAACTACTCGATGTCTATGCCGCAATTTCACTTgctattacaattattataataatctcagtaatattaggaaaatacataattaaaaaattctatttttacatTCCAGCATCGggcgagaaaaaaaatt ttgaatttgataattgttttggATATAGAATTCTTGGATTATTTCCATTAAATGGAAAAAGTCATTTTAAAATGCCTGAAAGTCTAATGAAAGGTCTTGCAAAACGTGGTCATCAAGTTGATATAATAAGTTTTTTTCCACTTGATATACTAATGCAAAATTATACAGATATTACTATTGAGCCACTTGTTAACGAGtatgttgatgattttaattatgatatttttccTACATACAAAGATATAAtgcaatttaaaatgtatGCAACTGTGTTTGGTAATGATGTTTGTGAGGGACTTCTTAAAAATTCTAAagttcaaaatataattaataatccacCAACAAATCCACCTTATGATTTACTCATCATGGAA TTGTATGCTGCTAATTGTTTTATGGCATTTGGACATAAATTAAACATTCCAGTAATTGGTGTAAGTCCAGCCTTCTTTCCTTGGACATCAGCTATCATTGGAAATCCTGAAAATTTAGCAataacatcaaatatttttctcagTACCACTTTTGATAGAATGAAATTTGTTGATAGAATgtacaatgttatttttacattttatacaaattatatattcaataaactGAGAGCACCACAAGACAAAATGATTAGAAAAACGTTTGGTCCAAGTACACCTAGTTTAATGGAATTGGAAAAAACGTTTGATTTATTTCTCGTAAATACACATCCATCATTGAATGATCCAATACCAAGAGTACCAGGATTAATTGAAGTTGGTGGTTTACATGCTCTAGATGATGATAGTGCTGAATTATCAgtg GCTGATAAAAAATGGCTTGATGAGAGCACTgatggatttatttattttacgtttgGATCATTTGCCGTTACAGAATCATTTCCTTTGTCAACAATTCAGGCATTTTACAAATCATTTGCAAAACTTGTACCAAAAAGAATACTTATGAGAGTTAAACGACCCGAAAGACTTCCACCAGGTCTTCCGAGCAATGTTAAAACTTTTACTTGGATATCACAAGCTAAAGTACTCA agCATAAAAATATACGAGCATTTATAACACATGGTGGATTAATGGGAACTCAAGAAGCAGTTGCTCATGGAGTACCAATGATTGGTGTTCCACTTTTTACCGATCAATTTACAAACATCGATCTGtatgtaagaaaaaatattgccATTCGCTTAGAACACAAAgaaatatctgaaaaaaaattagattttgCTTTGAAAGAAATTCTTGAAAATCCCACGTACAG aattaatgcaaaaaaacTGGCCATCAAATTTCGAGATCGTTCATCAAGTCCACTTGATACAGCATGCTATTGGATTGACTACATTGGTAGACATGGTAAAAATGCACTAAGATCACGGACTTTGGATATGGCCTGGTGGCAAGTTCAACTTCTCGATGTCTATGCTGCCATTATATTCATCATCACAATGATCATTACAatattagtaattttaataaaacacctagttaaaaaattccatttcCATACTTCAAtatcagatgaaaaaaaaaatagctag
- the LOC122859442 gene encoding dynamin-1-like produces MKELIPLVNKLQDLSTKIGESLELDLPQIAVVGGQSAGKSSVLENFVGWDFLPRGTGIVTRRPLILQLIHKRSGDTNYAEFSHTGNEKFEIDEIRDEIEEETRRETQGEKGISRIPIRLRIYSPNVLNLTLVDLPGLTKVPVFDQPKDIEYQIRGMILEYIRKKNCLILAVTPANTDLANSDALKLAKEVDPEGIRTIGVLTKLDLMDEGTDARFILENKLIPLKRGYVGVVNRSQKNIDGEMNIKDSIKAEKAYFENHDVYHDMANKLGTSYLQCILNQQLEIHIRNTLPDFRDKFLMHQQKLHDDLKKYRKYLMIDESSSETGLLMQILKELRVEFDNAMGNFEYYELSKTPNIGCKIFDILHTKFPSQFSRITYHSPSRAEIDLAIKNIRGYKVGIWTPDIVLKALVKKQFNEFKLPSFVCVDEIVQVLCDGFHLYTRNLSHFPKLRDEVCGIITSHIKNREKICKEVLQQFIDIESGYINTNNDDYKILLNKKKRNSHVQDDHDKVKIYVDTYLEHANKTVKDFVPKAIVWIIIDDCKKFIDTELPNSILQNKNFLSLMEFSQDEKKEYDEIRSIYEACTEALEIIGDRPPVVESDFKPATQIQQPNIATTLWKRIMIFFSKCFLNETN; encoded by the exons ATGAAAGAATTAATTCCActagtaaataaattacaagatTTGTCAACAAAAATTGGAGAATCTCTGGAGTTGGACTTGCCCCAAATTGCTGTGGTTGGCGGACAAAGTGCTGGCAAAAGCTCCGTCCTCGAAAATTTTGTTGGATG GGATTTTTTACCAAGAGGAACTGGAATCGTAACTAGACGACCTCTTATACTACAATTGATCCATAAAAGAAGTGGTGATACAA attatgCTGAATTTTCTCATACTGGAAATGAGAAAtttgaaattgatgaaatacGCGATGAAATTGAAGAAGAAACAAGGAGAGAAACCCAAGGAGAAAAAGGAATTTCGAGAATTCCAATAAGGTTGCGAATATATTCACcaaatg TACTGAATTTGACTCTGGTTGATTTACCTGGTTTGACTAAAGTACCAGTATTTGATCAACCAAAGGACATTGAGTATCAGATAAGAGGGATGATACTCgaatatattagaaaaaaaaattgtttaatattggCAGTAACACCTGCCAACACAGACCTTGCAAATAGCGATGCACTCAAACTTGCAAAAGAAGTCGATCCAGAAg gCATCCGGACAATTGGTGTTCTTACAAAACTGGATCTTATGGATGAAGGAACTGATGCAAGATttattttggaaaataaattaataccatTGAAAAGAGGCTATGTAGGTGTAGTAAATagaagtcaaaaaaatatcgatggAGAAATGAATATCAAAGATTCAATAAAAGCTGAAAAAGCTTATTTTGAAAATCATGATGTATATCATGACATGGCAAATAAACTTGGTACTTCATATTTACAATGTATATTGAATCAACAACTTGAAATACATATTCGTAACACCCTACCAGATTTCCGTGATAAATTCTTAATGCATCAGCAAAAACTTCATGATGATcttaaaaaatacagaaagTATTTAATGATTGATGAGTCATCAAGTGAAACTGGATTATTAATGCAAATTTTGAAAGAACTACGTGTTGAATTTGATAATGCCATGGGAAATTTTGAGTACTATGAGTTATCAAAAACACCAAACATTGgatgtaaaatttttgatatattgcATACAAAATTTCCATCGCAGTTCTCAAGGATCACTTATCATAGTCCCTCAAGAGCTGAAATCGACTTGGCTATAAAAAACATACGTGGATACAAGGTTGGTATTTGGACTCCAGATATCGTATTAAAAGCACttgttaaaaaacaattcaatgaatttaaacTACCTAGTTTTGTATGTGTTGATGAAATTGTACAAGTGCTTTGTGATGGTTTTCATTTATATACTCGTAACTTATCTCATTTTCCAAAATTACGTGATGAAGTTTGTGGAATAATTACGTCTCATATTAAAAACCGTGAAAAAATATGCAAAGAAGTGcttcaacaatttattgatatagaATCGGGTTATATAAATACCAACAATGATGATTACAAAATATtgcttaataaaaaaaaacgaaactcACATGTGCAGGATGATCATGACAAAGTAAAAATCTATGTTGATACATATTTGGAACACGCAAATAAAACTGTAAAAGACTTTGTACCAAAAGCAATTGTATggataattattgatgattgtaaaaaatttattgatacagAATTACCGAATtctatattacaaaataaaaattttctttcattgaTGGAGTTTTcacaagatgaaaaaaaagaatatgacGAAATACGTAGTATTTATGAAGCTTGCACAGAAGCTTTGGAAATAATTGGTGATAGACCACCTGTTGTGGAATCAGACTTCAAACCTGCAACACAAATTCAACAACCAAACATTGCAACAACCTTGTGGAAAAGaatcatgatatttttttcaaaatgttttttaaatgaaactaattaa